CCACCGGATTTACTTTCTATTTCGGGGGATCCTGAAAGCACACGATAGTTGTTTTTCTCACTGGTTATCCCGGGAGAGTAAACTGCTATAGATCCAGTGAAGATTTACCGTAGTAATAAAGAGAACAGCCATACGGCTAATTTTATCTCTGATATTTGCCGGTGAATTCAAGCCACTGAAGCTCAAGATCGCCAGAAATAAAAGAAGAAACAGCGTTGATGAGGATTTCTGCGGCACGTGTCCTCCGTTTCATTACTGTTTATCTGCAATTATCGAGCCTGTGCCTTCAAATTTGTCACAAAAAATGGTATAATAGAATAGTTAAGTACAATCTTGTATCCGTTCTTACACAATCCGGTTTTCCGGGTTGGGAAATATATGAGACCAATAGTTAATCTGCTCTTGCTTGTATTTGTTGCTCTACCATTTCATATCAGGGCAGAAGCCAGGGAATTCAAGAGGAGTTTTGGTGTATACACCGGGCTTTCCATCCCGACTAAAGAGTTTGGTGAAAGCAAAACATCTGTTTCTTTGAGACAATCAGAGATTGGATTTGCTGATCTGGGTATGTCTGCTGGAATCAAATACCTTCAGGGACTCGGTTCCAGGGGCTTTAAATGGGCATTCGACGGGTCGGTGATACTAAACTCGTTTGATGACCACGGCTTTGGTAAGGTTTTTATCTCACAACACAGAAGTAAACTGGCTCATTTTGAGGCTGACAAAGTAGATGTGCACGGTGATTCATGGTGGGTGAATTTTGCACTACTGACCGGGCCATGGGTTGAAGCACAGCTCTCCAGTGATCTTGCGATTTATTTTTCCCTTCTTGGTGGACTCTACATCTCCAGAGTTCCGGAAGCTTCTGTAGCCGGATACTATGGTGATGATGAAGTTTATATCGGGAATGTTATCTATTCTTCTGAAACGGCTAAATCGTTTGGAATGGCCATGGATTTTGGCCTCAAGTACAATCTCTTCACACTTGGCTCACGGATTTCCTATGTCAAACTAAATGAGGTGAGCACAGTTAGTGATGCAAACATGTTCGGGGCTGTAAGTCCTGAGACCTATATGAAACGCTTCCCCGTACTTCTTATTCATATTCAACTCGGTTTTCTTTACCCCTGACCCCTGATTGACCCTTGACCCTTGATTAATCTGATTAAACAGATTGAACTGATTAAACTAGAGAAGAAGATTTTTTTGCTTTTATCGGTGTCGGCATCGGAATCGAAATAGGTATCTCTTCGATACCGACAACTGATTAAACTGATTTAGCCAGGGAAGAAGATTTTTAGTTTTATAATGAATCTGAATTATCCATGAAAGCTGGATAATTCAGATACAGTAAGAATTTTCTCAGGCTTTAATGGAGATCCGGTCTCCTTCAGTTGATATCTTTACTGTGTCACCCTCTTTTATATCCCCTGAGATAATGAAACGGGAGATTGGCGTTTCCAGTTCCTTCTGGATCACCCTTTTAATTGGTCTTGCACCATAGACCGGATCATATCCCTTTTCAGCCAGAAGGTCCTCTGCTGCCTCATCTATCTGCAGTCCGATACCGTTTGCGGTTAGACGCTCTTTGAAACGGGAGATCTGGATCTTGACAATTTCACGGATATGTTCAAGAGAAAGAGAGTGAAATACCACTATCTCGTCCACCCTGTTGAGAAATTCGGGCCTGAAGAATTTACGCAGTTCACCCATCACTGTATCTCTTACCTTCTCATGGCCATCACCGCTGTATTCAGTTATGAACTGCGAGCCTATATTGGAAGTCATAATAATTATTGTGTTCTTGAAATTCACTACCCTTCCCTGGGAGTCCGTTATCCGCCCGTCATCGAGAATCTGCAGCAGGATATTGAATACATCACTGTGTGCCTTTTCTATTTCGTCAAACAGTACAACAGAGTATGGGCGTCTCCTTACAGCCTCGGTCAATTGTCCCCCCTCCTCATATCCTACATATCCCGGAGGAGCGCCAACCAGTCTTGAGACTGCAAACTTCTCCATGTATTCTGACATATCTATGCGTACCATCGCCCGTTCATCATCGAAAAGATTATATGCCAGCGCCCTGGCAAGTTCGGTTTTTCCCACTCCGGTCGGGCCGAGGAAAATGAAACTTCCTATAGGACGATTGGGATCTTTTAAGCCTGCCCTGGCGCGCAGAACAGAATCGGCAACTGCCTCCACCGCCTCATCCTGACCTATAACCCTCTCATGGAGGTGCTCTGAGAGATGGAGGAGCTTTTCCTTTTCTCCCTGGACCAGTTTACTTACCGGAATGTGTGTCCATCTGCTGATAATTTCGGCAATGTCTTCCTCATCCACCTCTTCTTTCAGAAGTCTGCTGCCCTGTTCCTGTGTTTTCAGTTCATCCTCAGCTTCCTTGAGCTGTTTCTCCATGAGGGGGATTTTACCATGACGGAGTTCAGCGGCCTTACTCAGGTTGTATTCACGTTCCGCCTTCTCCAGCTCATGCCGTGCCTGTTCCAGTTGACCTCTCAGGGCCTGCAGATTACCGACTTTACTTTTTTCACTCTCCCAGCGTGCTCTCAGGGATGCCGTATTTGCCTTGACTTCTGCCAGCTCCTCCTGGATTTTTCTGAGTCTTTCCCTGGAAGAGGGATCTTTTTCTTTCTTAAGCCCCTCTATTTCGATCTCAAGCTGCATCTGCCGCCTTACTGCCTCATCCAGTTCCGCAGGACTGCTGTCCATCTCTGTGCGAAGCTTTGCAGCAGCCTCATCTACAAGGTCAATAGCCTTGTCCGGAAGAAAGCGCTCTGTAATATAGCGGTCGGAAAGGGTAGCCGCGGCCACAAGGGCACTGTCGCGGATACGTACTCCATGGTGAACCTCGTAGCGTTCGCGAAGTCCTCTGAGAATGGAGATGGTATCTTCAACTGACGGCTGATTGATAAGGACTGTCTGGAAACGTCTCTCGAGTGCCTTGTCTTTCTCGATGTATTTACGGTACTCATCGAGTGTTGTTGCTCCGATAGCGTGCAGTTCTCCCCTGGCAAGCATCGGCTTGAGCATATTGCCGGCATCCATGGAACCCTCTGCAGCACCCGCTCCCACAACAGTGTGAAGTTCATCGATAAATAGGATGATGTTCCCGTTCTCCACTACTTCTTTGAGCACCGCTTTCAGACGCTCCTCGAATTCGCCTCTGAATTTGGCACCGGCAACAAGTGCTCCCATATCCAGAGAGACAACCTCCCTGTTTTTTAACCCTTCAGGGACATCACCCCGGATAATCCGTGATGCCAATCCTTCGACAATGGCTGTTTTTCCCACTCCCGGATCACCGATAAGTACCGGGTTGTTTTTGGTTCTTCTTGACAGGATCTGAATTACCCTCCTTATCTCCTCATCACGTCCTATCACAGGATCGAGCTTTCCCTGTCTGGCCATCTCGGTGAGGTTACGCGCATACTTTTCCAGTGCTCCGAAAGTGCTTTCCGGGTCCTGTGATGTTACTCTCTGTTTTCCCCTGAGATCTTTAAGCGCATCCATCACCGATGCAGCATTTATACCCAGTTCTGAAGCGAAGGATTTACAATCCGGGTCTTTTTCAAGGGCAGCGATAAAAAGATGTTCAACACTGGTGAACTCATCTTTCATCTGCGATGTTTTACGGATAGCCTCATTTAATATGGTGGAAAGGGACCTTGACATATAGGTCTGGACCCCTTGTCCTGTGACAGTGGGTACTTTTCTAAGGCTCTCCATAGCTGCAGATTCGGCGCTTGATAAAGAGACGTTGAGTTTAGCCAGAATAGATGGTACAAAGCCGTTTTCCTGTCTGATCAGGGCCAACACAAGATGCATCGGGAGTATCTCCTGATGATTCATCTGGACTGCCAGGGAGTTAGCGCTGTTAAGCGCTTCCTGTGATTTTCTGGTGAATTTTTGAATATCCATAGGTCTCCTTTTTTTTAGTGCCCCTTATGTAAGCAAGCTCTGTGCCGAATCATGGAAGGCTTTTTTAGGGGGTAAAATTCAGGGATAGTGTTTTATTATGGTGAGGTGAGTGTTTGTAAATGAAACGGTCAGGGAATTTGCCCGGTTAAGTCATGAATTTATACCGGAGGTAATTCTGGGGCTTAAATGCCTGAGTCACTATTTCATCTTAAGGACAATTGTCCCGGGCATTATTGCATCATCGCTATATGTGAATTAATCTTCACAGAGTAAAATATATTACAGCTCTGTCCGTAGTCCCGAAAGTGAATACCTGTTATGAATCCGGTCTGTTTTTTTTCGTCAACAATAAATAATTTGCTCCCTCTCAGGGGTTAGTATATTTTTATTTTCCAGCCTGAAGGTGAAGTCCTTAGTGCTGGAAGGCTTTTAGCCAATTATATGGAAACTCAGTTACCATTTACTATTCTTGCCCAGCCCACAGAAACGACATGCGGTCCCACCTGCCTTCATGCTATATACAATTATTACCATGATATTTACCCGCTGGATGTGCTTATACAGGAGATTCCTACCCTCAAGGAGGGGGGCACTCTCGATGTACTTCTTGCCTGCCATGCTCTGAAGCGGGGGTATAAGGCAACGATCTACACTTATAATCTTCAGATGTTTGATCCTACCTGGTTTAACGGGGAGAAAAATGTCAACCTGATCGATAAATTGACAAAGCAGCTCTCCTGTAAAAAGGATCACAGATTGCAGGTAGCAACAAAAGGATATATAGAGTATATCACGCTGGGTGGCGAGCTTAGATACCGTGACCTGAGTCCGTCTCTGATCAGAAAATATCTAAACAGGGGTATACCTATCCTTACCGGATTAAGTGCCACATATCTTCATGGGAGCCCCAGGGAGGACAGCCGGGGAGTTGCAGATGATGTCTGCGGGTCACCATCCGGGCACTTCGTTGTTCTTTACGGCTACAATAAGAGCGAAAAGTGTGTATATGTAGCCGATCCTTTTCGCCCCAATCCCTTTTCGGACGACTGTTACTGTAAAATCAGAATAGAACGTGTGATCTGTTCTGTTCTGCTGGGAATTTTAACTTACGATGCCAACATT
Above is a window of Fibrobacter sp. DNA encoding:
- the clpB gene encoding ATP-dependent chaperone ClpB, whose amino-acid sequence is MDIQKFTRKSQEALNSANSLAVQMNHQEILPMHLVLALIRQENGFVPSILAKLNVSLSSAESAAMESLRKVPTVTGQGVQTYMSRSLSTILNEAIRKTSQMKDEFTSVEHLFIAALEKDPDCKSFASELGINAASVMDALKDLRGKQRVTSQDPESTFGALEKYARNLTEMARQGKLDPVIGRDEEIRRVIQILSRRTKNNPVLIGDPGVGKTAIVEGLASRIIRGDVPEGLKNREVVSLDMGALVAGAKFRGEFEERLKAVLKEVVENGNIILFIDELHTVVGAGAAEGSMDAGNMLKPMLARGELHAIGATTLDEYRKYIEKDKALERRFQTVLINQPSVEDTISILRGLRERYEVHHGVRIRDSALVAAATLSDRYITERFLPDKAIDLVDEAAAKLRTEMDSSPAELDEAVRRQMQLEIEIEGLKKEKDPSSRERLRKIQEELAEVKANTASLRARWESEKSKVGNLQALRGQLEQARHELEKAEREYNLSKAAELRHGKIPLMEKQLKEAEDELKTQEQGSRLLKEEVDEEDIAEIISRWTHIPVSKLVQGEKEKLLHLSEHLHERVIGQDEAVEAVADSVLRARAGLKDPNRPIGSFIFLGPTGVGKTELARALAYNLFDDERAMVRIDMSEYMEKFAVSRLVGAPPGYVGYEEGGQLTEAVRRRPYSVVLFDEIEKAHSDVFNILLQILDDGRITDSQGRVVNFKNTIIIMTSNIGSQFITEYSGDGHEKVRDTVMGELRKFFRPEFLNRVDEIVVFHSLSLEHIREIVKIQISRFKERLTANGIGLQIDEAAEDLLAEKGYDPVYGARPIKRVIQKELETPISRFIISGDIKEGDTVKISTEGDRISIKA